In candidate division WOR-3 bacterium, the sequence GCAGAAGTTCTCCGAGGCGATGAGCTCGAGATTGTTGTGCTCGCGGTTCGTTTCTTTGCTGATTGCTTCAAACACTTCCGGATCGGTCTTCGCTAGCAGGTCGGATTTCATTCAGTGGTCTCCTTGAATTCTACGCGGCCGGCAGTCGAGGACGGCAACAGACGGTGGATACGATTGTATTCCGGTGTCTTCGGCACGCGGGCCGCTAACATCAGGCTAAAAGGTAGCGGCGGGCGTGGAAAAGTCAAGGAGAGAGGAAAGGGGTCAAGGAGCCGAGGGGTTCAGGATTCAATTGGCGCTCCGGTCAGCACTCGAACCGCAGATTCCTTGAATCCTCGAATCCCGTCCGCTAGACTCGGGCGTGTTTTCCGAGCTACTTGAGGTCGTCCGCCTGCTGCGCCGGCGTTGCCCCTGGGACCGCAAACAGACGCTGGCCTCGACCCGGCCGATGCTGCTCAATGAGACCTTCGAGCTCGACGAGGCCTTGCGCCGGCAAGACAAGGACGCCATCACCGAGGAACTCGGCGACTACCTGTTCATGGGCTTGTTCCTTGCCGAGGTCGCGGGCGCAGAGCTTGGCATATCGCTTGAGGATTCCCTCAAGGGCATCGTTGCGAAGCTCAAGCAGCGCCACCCGCACATCTACGGCTCGACCAGGGTGCGTGGCGCGGCGGACGTGCTGGCCAACTGGGAGAAGATCAAGCGCAAGCAGAAACGGAGTGGGGGGCTGCTTTCGGGTGTTCCGGTTGCCATGCCCGCCCTGCGGCAGGCGCAGCTAGTCCAGGAGCGGTGCCGCCGGGTCGGGTTTGACTGGGACCGGCCGGAGCACGTACTCGACAAAGTCGAGGAGGAGATTCACGAGCTGCGGCAGGTGCTCGCTCGAGGCCGCAAGAGCCGGGCGCGCGTACCGGAAGAGCTTGGCGATCTGCTCTTCGCGCTGGTCAATCTGGCGCGGCATCTCGGTGTTGATGCCGAAGGTACGCTCAAGGATGCCAACGCCAAGTTCCGGGGACGCTTCCGGCTCATCGAGGAGCATTTTGCCTCCCGGGGCAGGGAGCTGGGCGAAGTGAGTCTGGATGAGATGGAAGCTGCCTGGCAGCAGGTGAAGCACGCCCGGTCCAGAGCCAGAGGGCCGAAGGAC encodes:
- the mazG gene encoding nucleoside triphosphate pyrophosphohydrolase, with amino-acid sequence MLESRPLDSGVFSELLEVVRLLRRRCPWDRKQTLASTRPMLLNETFELDEALRRQDKDAITEELGDYLFMGLFLAEVAGAELGISLEDSLKGIVAKLKQRHPHIYGSTRVRGAADVLANWEKIKRKQKRSGGLLSGVPVAMPALRQAQLVQERCRRVGFDWDRPEHVLDKVEEEIHELRQVLARGRKSRARVPEELGDLLFALVNLARHLGVDAEGTLKDANAKFRGRFRLIEEHFASRGRELGEVSLDEMEAAWQQVKHARSRARGPKDKATSKSGKGRSRTA